A genomic region of Amblyraja radiata isolate CabotCenter1 chromosome 16, sAmbRad1.1.pri, whole genome shotgun sequence contains the following coding sequences:
- the LOC116982275 gene encoding gastrula zinc finger protein XlCGF49.1-like, translating to MAGHNREKRYECDMCGKAWQHPSHLETHRRVHAGERPFDCSKCGYSFNRYENLLRHNRMHTRKRPFTCSDCGRSFKTTNDLKMHRRVRTGEKPYTCSDCGKCFTHSNNLLKHQHTHTGERPFTCAPCDKGATRSTHLLSHQQVHDGDRPFTCPACGERFAMVSHVLSHQRMHTSGQPYDCPYRGEAFDSSRVLRQHRRAHVGEQLLPLR from the exons ATGGCGGGGCACAAcagggagaagcgttatgagtgtgacatGTGTGGCAAAGCCTGGCAGCACCCGAGCCATctagagacccaccggcgggttcaCGCAGGAGAACGTCCCTTCGACTGCTCGAAGTGCGGCTACAGCTTTAACCGCTATGAGAACCTGCTGCGGCACAACCGCATGCACACCCgcaagaggcccttcacctgctccgactgcggcaggaGCTTCAAGACAACGAATGACCTGAAGATGCACCGGCGCGTGCGCACGGGCGAGAA gccctacacctgcagcgactgcggcaagtgcttcacccactccaacaacctgctgaagcaccagcataCCCACACTGGGGAGCGTCCCTTCACCTGTGCCCCGTGCGACAAGGGCGCCACCCGCTCCAcccacctgctgtcccaccaacaGGTGCACGACGGCGACCGTCCCTTCACCTGCCCCGCTtgcggagagcgctttgccatggtctCCCACGTCCTGTCTCACCAGCgcatgcacaccagtggccagccctacgactgcccgtacaggggtgaggcgtttgacagctcgaGGGTGTTGCGGCAGCATCGGCGggcccacgtcggcgagcagctgctcccactgcggtGA